From Anomalospiza imberbis isolate Cuckoo-Finch-1a 21T00152 chromosome 6, ASM3175350v1, whole genome shotgun sequence, one genomic window encodes:
- the LYVE1 gene encoding lymphatic vessel endothelial hyaluronic acid receptor 1, which yields MANYLGVTSAVSFIWVMMFLAQNYFVTGSINSPCRIKGIGIYLDQKANFSEASKGCNSFNLELASKIQVEEALKHGFETCNYGWVKDGFAVIPRITSNQKCGQGKTGIAQWNAGKDKKFHLYCFNSSDVQINSCQPDPTTTSFPLSTASRDLAAYSASDLTENITTVPTETVTESEQFLKKRFRVVCVTETLLPTEGPTTPMPEEHSPTDSPKHTPHLAFKNDAVVFGGIPTALLVLAIIFFIISVVLAVCYIKKYKKTLPFLNKNQQKETVVTTALKETKSNDQTPEKETQNNGNKVEECKTKPEATVKCLEAEV from the exons ATGGCAAATTATCTTGGAGTTACCTCAGCAGTGTCTTTCATCTGGGTTATGATGTTCCTGGCTCAAAATTACTTTGTAACAG GTTCCATTAATTCACCTTGCAGGATCAAGGGTATAGGAATTTATCTTGATCAGAAAGCGAATTTTTCAGAAGCAAGTAAAGGATGTAATTCATTCAACCTAGAGTTGGCAAGTAAAATACAAGTTGAAGAGGCTTTGAAACATGGCTTTGAAACATGCAA CTATGGATGGGTGAAAGATGGATTTGCTGTTATTCCTCGGATAACATCCAACCAGAAATGTGGTCAGGGAAAAACTGGAATAGCACAATGGAATGCTGGCAAGGATAAAAAATTTCATCTCTACTGCTTCAATTCCTCAG ATGTCCAGATTAATTCATGTCAACCAGACCCAACTACAACCTCATTTCCTTTATCAACTGCATCAAGGGACTTAGCTGCATATTCAGCCTCTGATTTGACGGAGAACATCACAACAGTGCCCACTGAGACTGTGACTGAGTCAGAACAATTCCTGAAAAAGAGATTTCGTGTTGTATGTGTGACTGAAACGCTCTTGCCAACAGAGGGGCCCACCACACCAATGCCAGAGGAGCACTCGCCCACTGACTCCCCCAAGCACACTCCCCACCTGGCCTTTAAGAATGATGCTGTTGTTTTTGGAG GTATCCCCACGGCACTTCTTGTACTGGCAATCATCTTCTTCATTATTTCTGTTGTTCTAGCAGTCTGTTATATCAAAAA gtaCAAGAAAACCTTACCATTTTTAAACAAGAATCAGCAAAAAGAAACAGTTGTAACTACCGCTCTGAAAGAGACAAAATCAAATGACCAAACACCTGAGAAGGAAACACAGAATAATGGAAATAAGGTAGAAGAGTGTAAAACTAAGCCTGAGGCCACAGTAAAATGTCTAGAAGCAGAAGTTTAA